In one Cupriavidus taiwanensis genomic region, the following are encoded:
- the coaD gene encoding pantetheine-phosphate adenylyltransferase: protein MVSAVYPGTFDPMTRGHEDLVRRASNIFDELVVGVAHSPNKRPFFSLEERISIAREVLGHYPNVRVEGFSGLLKDFVRKNNARVIVRGLRAVSDFEYEFQMAGMNRYLLPDVETMFLTPSDQYQFISGTFVREIAVLGGDVSKFVFPSVERWLQEKIAKPE from the coding sequence ATGGTCAGCGCGGTCTATCCCGGCACCTTCGATCCAATGACCCGGGGACACGAGGATCTGGTCCGCCGTGCGTCGAATATCTTCGACGAACTGGTGGTCGGCGTGGCGCACAGCCCCAACAAGCGCCCGTTCTTTTCGCTCGAAGAGCGCATCAGCATTGCCCGCGAAGTGCTCGGGCACTATCCCAATGTGCGGGTCGAGGGCTTTTCCGGACTGCTCAAGGACTTCGTGCGCAAGAACAATGCGCGCGTGATCGTGCGCGGCCTGCGCGCGGTGTCCGACTTCGAGTATGAATTCCAGATGGCGGGCATGAACCGCTACCTGCTGCCCGACGTGGAGACCATGTTCCTGACCCCGTCGGACCAGTACCAGTTCATCTCCGGCACCTTCGTGCGCGAGATCGCGGTGCTGGGCGGCGACGTCAGCAAGTTCGTGTTCCCCTCGGTGGAACGCTGGCTGCAAGAGAAAATCGCCAAACCGGAATAA
- the rsmD gene encoding 16S rRNA (guanine(966)-N(2))-methyltransferase RsmD, with translation MNSRSRLPSPAPRGRSPVSPVPRQAPAQVRIIGGRWKRTLLPVPDAQGLRPTPDRVRETLFNWLGQDLSGLECLDLFAGSGALGFEAASRGAAAVTLVESNARVARQLRDNQARLDASQVRVIQGDAFAIAAQLPDASFDVVFLDPPFAEDWIGPSLAHAARLSRPGGAVYVETDHPLTGADAPVPASLEIVRHARAGAVHFHLLQHRVPGNGAG, from the coding sequence ATGAATTCGCGTTCCCGATTGCCCTCGCCCGCGCCTCGCGGGCGATCTCCCGTATCTCCCGTGCCGCGCCAGGCACCCGCGCAGGTCCGCATCATTGGCGGACGCTGGAAGCGCACGCTGCTGCCGGTGCCCGACGCCCAGGGTCTGCGCCCGACGCCCGACCGCGTGCGCGAGACCCTCTTCAACTGGCTGGGCCAGGACCTGTCCGGGCTGGAGTGCCTGGACCTGTTCGCCGGCTCCGGCGCGCTCGGCTTCGAGGCCGCCTCGCGCGGCGCGGCCGCGGTGACGCTGGTCGAATCCAATGCGCGCGTGGCCAGGCAATTGCGCGACAACCAGGCTCGCCTCGATGCGTCGCAGGTGCGCGTGATCCAGGGCGACGCCTTCGCCATTGCCGCGCAGCTGCCCGATGCCAGCTTCGACGTGGTGTTCCTGGACCCGCCGTTCGCCGAGGACTGGATCGGCCCGTCGCTGGCGCACGCCGCGCGGCTGTCGCGGCCGGGCGGGGCGGTCTATGTCGAGACCGACCACCCGCTAACCGGCGCCGATGCGCCGGTGCCGGCCTCGCTCGAGATCGTGCGGCACGCGCGCGCCGGAGCGGTGCATTTCCACCTGCTGCAGCATCGCGTGCCGGGCAACGGCGCTGGCTGA
- a CDS encoding YfhL family 4Fe-4S dicluster ferredoxin — MALMITDDCINCDVCEPECPNEAISMGPEIYEIDPNKCTECVGHFDEPQCQQVCPVACIPKDPNRAETHEVLLQRYRLLTAARHAA, encoded by the coding sequence ATGGCGCTGATGATCACCGACGACTGCATCAACTGCGACGTTTGTGAACCCGAGTGCCCGAACGAAGCCATTTCGATGGGGCCCGAGATCTATGAAATCGACCCCAACAAGTGCACCGAGTGCGTCGGACACTTCGACGAGCCGCAATGCCAGCAGGTCTGCCCGGTCGCGTGCATTCCCAAGGACCCCAACCGCGCCGAGACCCACGAGGTCCTGCTGCAGCGGTACCGGCTGCTGACCGCGGCCCGGCACGCGGCCTGA